Below is a genomic region from Persicimonas caeni.
CGTCGCGATACCCTCGATACGACACTCCTCGCAGCCTTCGATGGCCGACGACTGCGGGAGCTCGAGCCCGCTCTCCGCGCCGACGTCCGGCATGCCGGGCTGACCGTCGCGCGTCCAGGCGTAGACTTTGGTCATGTCGTTGCCGAACGCCGTAATCCCTCGGCCGTTCCAGAAGACGTCGAGGTTGCGCGCCCCGTAGGTATCGATGGGCATCTCGATGACGTCGGTGCGCGGCGCGCCCTCTTTGTCGAACTCGCGGCCAAACAACGACGAGCCCGCCGCCCACACCGCCAAGAACCCCGCGTCGACGCTGAACAGCCCCAGCGCTTTGGTGCTCTCCTGTTGGTCGCTCACACTGATCGGCTCGACGAGTTCGCGGCCGTAGTGGTCGTGCAGGTGGAGCTTGGGTGCTTCGTCGGCGTTCGTGCTCGACAACACGCCGTATCGGTCGGGCAGCGTGGCAAGTTTCAAGTCGGCGCCCTCACCGGCGCTCACCCAATGAACGGCGGTGTCGAGCGGCACGCCGTCCATGCCGAGACGCGTGCCGCTCATCCGACCGTCGTAGATGCGCGCCATGAGCACGCCGCCGGCCGCCGGCAGCAACTCGATGCGGCCGCTGAAGTTTCGGCTCCCCACGAATTCGTAGGGGCCCTCGACCACGGCGCCCTCGTCAGAGACGACCACCGTGTGCAGCACACGGCCGAAGCTGTAGGCGATGAGCAAGCCCTCATCGACGGGCAACAGCGCCTCGACGATCTGTGGGTCGTCGGCGCTGACTGGGATCACCGTCGGCTCGAGATCGAATGAGCCATCGGCATTGAGTCGCGCCACCTTCATTTCGCCTGGCTCGCTGACGGTCGAGATTTGACCCCAGGCCGCCCAGACACGGTCTCCATCGGCCGCCAAAAGCGGTGGCAGCCCCAAAATATGCGATTCATCGAGCCAGAACGCCTCGAAGCCCAACGGCTCGATATTGTCGACCAGGCCGTCGCAGTTGTCGTCGATCCCCGAGCAGGTCTCCTCGCCTGGTTCGACCTGGCCTTCGCAGGCGCTCCACTCTCCTCCGGCGCAGGTCTGCGTGCCTGCCGTGCACGCGCCTTCGTCGGTGCCGCATGCTCGCTCTTCGCCGTCGGTGCACCCGCCTGCGTCGGCGTCCGCAACTTCGGTATCCGCAATGTCTGCGTCCGCATTGCCGGCATCTGAAAGGGGGTCTTTTTGCTTCGGGGCATCGTCACTGCAGGCAGTGGCGACGACCATCACGAGTAAAACGAGGAGGCTTCGCAGCCTGGGCGGGTCGACGTACTTCATACTTCCATCCTGGGAGCAAGAGAGCGCTTACAATACGGATTCACCTGTGCTTGGAGATGTCCCGGTGAACCCAAAACCAAATGAAGCGGGTAGTCGTGCGCGTTCGACGAAACCGGTGCTGCTTTATTCAAAATTTGAAGTTTGCTATCCCGTCCCCAATTTGACGCTGCTCGCGTGCGTGTGCTAATTCACGCCTGTCTAACTTAGTGTTTACTAACCAAGGCCCTCGAGGACCGAACCATGTTCGATCGAATTCTTGTTGCCAACCGTGGAGAAATCGCCGCTCGGGTCATCCGGACCTGCAAGAAGATGGGGATCCACACGATCGCCGTCTATAGCGAAGCTGACGAGGGTGCCCCGCACACGCAGCTCGCCGATGAGGCGCATCTGATCGGCCCGGCGCACGTCGCCGAGAGCTACCTGAATATCCAGAAGATCATCGAGGTCGCCGAGGAGACCGGCGCCGACGCGATCCACCCGGGCTACGGATTGCTCAGCGAGAACGCCGAGTTCGTCGAAGAGGTCGAGAACGCCGACATCGTCTTCATCGGCCCGCGCTCGGAGGTCATGCAGCTGATGGGCGACAAGGTCGACGCCCGCGAGTTCGCCCAGGCTGCCAACGTGCCCGTCGTGCCCGGCTCGGACGGCCCGGTCGCCGGCGAAGACGAGGCGGTCGCGTTCGCCGAGGAGTTCGGCTACCCGGTGCTCGTCAAAGCGGCCGCCGGCGGCGGTGGCATCGGCATGAAGGTCGCCACCAACGAGAAGAAGCTCAGAAAGGCCGTCAAGGCGTGTCAGCGCCGCGGCAAGTCGGCCTTTGGCGACGACACCGTCTACATCGAGCGCTACATCGAGAACCCGCGCCACATCGAGGTGCAGGTCCTGGCCGACAACGACGGCAACTCGCTGCACTTCTTCGAGCGTGAGTGCAGCGTGCAGCGCCGCCACCAGAAGGTCATCGAGGAGGCGCCCTCCCCGTTCGTCGAGAAGCACGAGGGCGAAGGGCTGCGCCAGCGCATGACCACCGCCGCCCTAGCGCTGGTCGAGCGCGCCGACTACACCAACGCGGGCACCGTCGAGTTCATCGTCGACAAGGACGCCAACTTCTACTTCATCGAGATGAACACGCGCCTGCAGGTCGAGCACTGCGTCACCGAAGAGATCACCGGCGTCGACCTGGTCGAGCAGCAGATCCGCATCGCCTACGGCGAGTCGCTCGAAATCACCCAGGACGACCTGAGCATCGACGGACACGCCATCGAGTGCCGCATCTACGCCGAGAACCCCGACAAGCGCTTCATGCCCGCGCCCGGCAAGATTGGCGACTACTCCGAGCCCGCCGGCCAAGGCATCCGAGTCGACTCGGGCGTGACCGCCAATTTCGACGTCACCCCCTATTACGACCCGATGGTCGCCAAGGTCATCGCCCACGGCAAAGACCGCACCCAGGCGATCAAGCGCATGCGCGAGGCGCTCGAGAACTACGTCATCAAGGAGCTGACCACCAACATCGACATGCACCTCGACGTGCTGCGCGACGAGGACTTCTTGTCCGGTGGCGTGCACACAGGCTGGCTCGAGAGCCGCTAACGTGGTATCTAATTTCGTACCCAGTCATTAGAAAATTCAATTCGTACCACCCAAAAATCGCTGGAGAGCCCAATGGCCGAAGAAGTCAAAGCTCATATCACCGGTACTGTCTGGAAGATCGAAGTCGAAGTCGGCGACGAGGTCGAAGAAGACGATGAAGTCGTCATCCTCGAGTCGATGAAGATGGAGATGCCCGTCGAAGCGCCCTGCGACGGCGTCATCAAAGAGATCCACGTCGAAGAAGGCGACGCGGTCGACGAGGACGAAGTCCTGATGATTATCGAAGAGAGCTGAACCTCTTCGAGCCCCGGTCGATTCATTCGATCGAAAGAGCCCGCCTGGCTAACACCAGGCGGGCTTTTTTGATCGGATCAGTTGTCGGCGACCTCGACCGAGACGACCCCCAAGCACCCGCCTTCGGTCGCGCGGTACTCACACATCGCCCCTCGAAAGCTTCCCTCGGAGGTTCGCCCGAAGATGAGCAGGCGAGTCGCCCCAATCCTCACCGAGTCGCAGGGAACCGAGCGGCCCCCGATTTCGCAGCGCACAGGCTCGACCCTCGCGCTCGGCATGCGCTTCGCGGCGACTTTGGCGGTCTTCGCGGCCAGCTCAGACACGGCTTGTTGACCGCTCTTCTGGGTCGCTGTCGAGTAGAAAGAGAGTTTGACGCTTCCACACTTGACCGCCTTCTTCCCCAACCCAACGCATTTTTGGTCAGGCTCGACGGGTCGACCGTCGAAAAAGAGCTGGGGGTCTTTCGATTGCGCGCTGATGTCCTCGAGCAATCCCGAGAGCTTATCTCCGCATACTGCGTCGTCGACATCCGGGGCGACCCTGCAGGTGAAGGGACGCAAGCCGTTGGGGTCGGGTGCGCCTCCGGTGAGCACCCGGCGAGGCTCGCCGTCGATCTCGGCCGAAAACCGCTCGATCTCGACCTCCTGGCCGTCGACGCTCAGCTTGGCGGGAGCCATCGGCTCGAGCTCGATGCCACGTTCCTCGTAAGTGTATCGGCGACCGTCGTGGTAGTTCCGCAAGCCTTTGGCAGAATACGGTACGTCAGCGACAAGAAGCGTCATCTTCGGACACGTGAGCACGTGACCGGCGGTGAATTCGTAGGTGCAGCCGTCGGACTGGTCGACATCCGGCTCGTCTGCAGCCAGGCCCCAGCCCGATTCGGGCGATCGTTTGTCGGCAGAAGGCGCGTCGTCGCCTGCGGTTGGCTCGGCGGACTTCGACTCGAACGCCAGCGCGGCGACGATCTGCGTTTGTCCACCCGCCTCGGGGAATGACCAGCTGGTGAGTTCGCCGGCGAGGCACTGGAATGTGCGCGGCGAGAAACTGCCGGGGGACTGAGGCTGCCCATTCGCCGCCAGGACCTCTCCGTCGGGGCCGACGACCAGCGTGATGGCAAGTGTCCCCACCTGCGACCCATCTGGCGGCACGCAGCCGCGCAGCGCCTCTCGCCGCTCCTCGAATTTCCGGTCCCACGTCGCCTTGGAGAGCGCTCCCCGCACGTCGACCTCGTGCGGCTCGACGCTGACGACGCTGTTACTGTGGTCGTAGAGCGGCTCGGGGCGCGGCTGCTGGGTGCTGCAACCAAACAGGACGGGCACTAGAAGAAGCGACGACAAGAGCAGAAAACGACGCATTATCATCTCTCGCATCAGTAGATATGGCGCAGGCGCGGCCCAAGGAGACGGCGCACTGCAGGATTTGACCGTTCGGTTGGGAACCATATAGGCCGGCCGGCGAGGCTGTCCAGCGGGGCATCGGCCGTGAGCGAGACGTGAGCGAACGTGGCAGGAGGGATTTCGCAAGAAACGAAAAAGGCGGCTCGTGAGAGCCGCCTCTTCGTTAGCGTCCCGTACGGGATTCGAACCCGTGTCGCTGGCGTGAAAGGCCAGTGTCCTGGACCAGGCTAGACGAACGGGACACAGTGCCAGGAAGCACTTCCCGTGTGGCTGACTCGGCGAGTCATTTCGCCACCGGGAGACGCGATTATGAACATTTTTTCGGCCTTGTAAAGTACTTTTTTTACTTTTGCTGCAAGCCGGTTTCAGCAGACTCTCGGACCGGCTCGACTGCTCCCCCGTCTCCTCGGCGAACGGCTCGCGAAAAGTCACGCTCTGCAGTTGTGTGACTTATTGTCCACACCTATAATCCCGCGCACACGCCGCGTTCGCGCACCGAGATCTTGGGGCTTCAAGTTCTAATGGGCGCGATAGCGGTAATTGGAGCGCACACCTAACGTGAGTCGATAGTCGAATTATGGGAGTGACGCCGACGCTCACTCGGCGGACCACAAGTTCAATAAGAAGAATGGGGAGACCGGACATGCACCGTTGGACTGATTGGAGACAAAGACCACGCGCCGGGATGTGGATGGGGGTGATCGGACTGATCGCTCTCGTCGCCGCCGGGTGTGGTGGAGACGAAGACAAGAAGAGCTTACCCGTCGAGGTTCCCGGCGAGACGCAGCCGGCCGCCCCGGCTCCGTTGAGCGTCGCCTCGATGGGCGGGTGTGCCATCGACGCCGATTGCGCCGAGGGGCGCTTCTGCTTTCAAGGCACGTGCGCCTACGAGTGCACCGAAGATGCCGACTGCGGTGACGCCCAGAGCTGCTCGTCGCACGGTGAATGCCTCGACCAGACCGGCGAAGGGCTGATCACCCAGGCGCTCGAGGAAGACGCCTTCGCCGACATCCGCGCGATCAATGACCCCAACACGGTGCTGTACGTCAGCCCCGGCCAGTCCGAGGTCACGCTGCACCTGGAGTTCGACGCCGAGCTGCCCGACGAGGGACTGCCCTACCGCATCGAGCGTAGCGACGCCGCCGGCGAGCCCGCGCGGATCCAGCGCACCGAAGGCGGGGTCTCCCAGGTCGACATCGCCGTGCCCGTGGGCCAGGCGTCTCCCGAGCACGAAGAGGCCGGAGGCGTGCGCGTCGAGGTGGTCACCGCGCTGCGCAACTACGAGATGTACCTGCGCCCGGCCCCGCCCATCGGCGGCAAGTATTACGGCCAGGCCACCGCGGCCACGTTCGGCTCGAGCGGGCTCCCGTTGGAGTTCGACATCGTCACCAAGCCCGACGGGGCGACCCTCCAGGACGCCGAGACGGCCTGGCTGGTGCTCCCGGTCGCCAGCGAGCGACTCTTTAGCCCCATCGCCGAGACCGACGGCGCGCCCCCGTACATGACCGCCGAGCTCGTCTACGACGACTTCGTGCAGCGTTGGGTGGCGGTGTTCGAGAACGGATTCGATCTGACCACGAGCAGCGTCATTGCACTGCCCGACGCCGAGCAGGTGCGCCGCACCATCCGCGTTGAAATCGAGCCGTACGGCAAAGACCAGCTCATCGGCACCATCAAGGATATCTGGACCGGCCTGTACGAGGTGCGCTCGGAGGCCGGCGTGACCAAGCTCGAGGACGTGCTCTTCGAGGGCGACCTGACGATGAAGCGCGAGCGCGACTCGATGAGTCACGCCGACCTCATCCGCGCGCCCGGCGTCGCGGCGAGCCCCGACCTGCTGCCCGCCCCGCCCCTCGATCAGTGTGCGGACGCCGGCTTCTACGACGTCGAGCCGGTCATCGACGGCAACGCGACCTACGACTGCGAAGCGATCGCCTCGCAGGCCGACTTCGAGGCGGCCGCCCCCGCCGAGCAGGCGAGCTGCGCGATCGCCGTGGCCCACACCAGCTTGGCCGGCGACACCACCGCCAGCCAGATTCGCGCCTTTCTCGACGAGAACGTGCCCGACCCAGAAGGCATGAGCTTCAGTGAGTTCATCGACAAATGCGCCGACGGCACCGATGGGTACTGCGTACCCGCCGACGAAGTGCTGTGCAGCCGCCAGCTACTCGGCTTCGCCTACCGCAACCAGGGCGACGCCTCGACGATGATGAGCGAGCTGGTCGGCTCGTACCAAGAGGTCACCCGCGAAGCCTATCTGGGCCAGCAGTTGGGCGCCTTCGGGGCCGACGCCGACAAGCGCCTCGAGTGGCTCAAGACCACCGACTACCCGGCGGTCGTCACCTCGGCGGTCGAGAACCTCAACGAGCAGTTGCTCCAAGAGTGGGCCACCCAGGTGCTCGACGTGCACCTGCGGGTGCTCAACGGCCAGCTCGACCCCAGCGGCCTGGCCGTGCTCTCGCGCGAGGTCACCGGCGCCGACGCCCTCGACGCTCGCCAGCAACTGCTGACCGAGATGGCCCAGTCGTGGCGCGGCGCGATGGAGGCGTTGACCCTGGCTGCCTCGCGCTACCACAGCCTGTTCCAGGACGACGCGCGTCGCGAAGAAGCCACCGACTTCGTGACCACCCGCATGTTCGACCTGTATCTGGCCGCAGGCGTGCTGCGTAACCTGAACCTGAGCGCCGGCGTGGGCTACCTCTCGGCCGGCTTCGGCACTGGGTTTTCCGACCTGCTCGGCGAAGCCAGCCGCCTGGCGATGCCCTACGACAAGCTGGTGTACGCCCGCGATGCCGAGGTGGTCGTCAACACCTCGGTCGACCCGCAGTCGAATAACGACACCCTGCTGGCCGAGCGGCGTCGCGCCGCGCTCGACGAGATCATCGAAGCCCAGGACTCCGTGCAGTCGGTGCTCGCCCAGGCCCGCGCCGAGGCCCTCGACGAGGAGCAGCTGCGCAACCGCATGAACAACGAGATCAACGACTTGCGCGACGACCTCGTCGAGATGTGCGGCATGCCCGTGGGCTGCACCGCCCAGACCTTCCGCACCGACCCCAGCTGCCGGGTGCGCGTGGCCCCAGGAAAATGCGGCTACGCCATCGACAAGGAGACCGAGGAGATCACCGAGTTTACGCTGGGCAGCCAAAACGTCTCGGAGGCCGGCCGCAGCCTGCTCGACATGACCGAAGCCGCTCAGAACCTCAAGATCGCCGTCGAGGAGAAGAACGCCTTCAATCAACGCCTCGACCTCGCCTGGCAAGAGCTGACCGCCTTCGAGGCCGACATCAACGCCTGGAACGTCAAACGCCTCGAGAACCTGCAGGCGCTCGAGGACAACCTCGCCCAGCGCGAGCAGATCCGAAACGAGACGCTGCGCGCCATGGCCGACAACTTCGCCCAGCGCGCCGGCAACCGGCAGGCCAATATCGCCGACTCGATAGCGATGTTCGAAGAGTGGGACAAGATCCGCATGGACGGCGTCGAAGAGCAGATGGGACTGATCCAAAAGGAACTCTCCCAGCGCCACGCCGCGGCCTTCTTTCGCGAGGCGGCCAGCACCTCCGACAAGATCTTTGCCGCCATGATGGAGGGCATCCCCAAGGTGGCCGGCATGAGCAATGACGTCTCCTCGCCGGCTCGCGCGGCCGTCCTGATCACGGGCACGTTGATCTCGTCGACGCTCGATATCACCGCCGCCGGCCTAGAAATGGGCGCCGACGCGGCCGCCGCCGCCCGCGAGAAAAAGGCCCTTTTGCAGGAGGCCGAGATGGCCGCCCTGGAGGACGAGGCCGAGCTCGACGACCTCATCGGCGCCGACGAACTCGAGACCCTCAAAGAAGAGCTGCGCTCGACCCAGGCGCAAAACGACGCCGAGCTGGCCCTCCTCCGAGACCTCGCCCAACTCGCCCAGACCGAGGTGGAGACCGAGCTGGCCTACGAGCGCGACTTCGCCGAGTTCCGCCGACGCCGCACTGCCTTCTTGCAGATGATGACCGAGAGCGCCGGGCTCAACCTGCGCGTGGTTCAGGCCCAGATCGGCTTCGCCCAGGCGATGGCCGACTACTTGGGCATCGTCCAGCGCGCCCAGTTGGCCGACGCCAAGCTCGAGGAGTTGATGCGCCA
It encodes:
- a CDS encoding acetyl-CoA carboxylase biotin carboxylase subunit; its protein translation is MFDRILVANRGEIAARVIRTCKKMGIHTIAVYSEADEGAPHTQLADEAHLIGPAHVAESYLNIQKIIEVAEETGADAIHPGYGLLSENAEFVEEVENADIVFIGPRSEVMQLMGDKVDAREFAQAANVPVVPGSDGPVAGEDEAVAFAEEFGYPVLVKAAAGGGGIGMKVATNEKKLRKAVKACQRRGKSAFGDDTVYIERYIENPRHIEVQVLADNDGNSLHFFERECSVQRRHQKVIEEAPSPFVEKHEGEGLRQRMTTAALALVERADYTNAGTVEFIVDKDANFYFIEMNTRLQVEHCVTEEITGVDLVEQQIRIAYGESLEITQDDLSIDGHAIECRIYAENPDKRFMPAPGKIGDYSEPAGQGIRVDSGVTANFDVTPYYDPMVAKVIAHGKDRTQAIKRMREALENYVIKELTTNIDMHLDVLRDEDFLSGGVHTGWLESR
- a CDS encoding biotin/lipoyl-binding carrier protein, which gives rise to MAEEVKAHITGTVWKIEVEVGDEVEEDDEVVILESMKMEMPVEAPCDGVIKEIHVEEGDAVDEDEVLMIIEES
- a CDS encoding dickkopf-related protein → MHRWTDWRQRPRAGMWMGVIGLIALVAAGCGGDEDKKSLPVEVPGETQPAAPAPLSVASMGGCAIDADCAEGRFCFQGTCAYECTEDADCGDAQSCSSHGECLDQTGEGLITQALEEDAFADIRAINDPNTVLYVSPGQSEVTLHLEFDAELPDEGLPYRIERSDAAGEPARIQRTEGGVSQVDIAVPVGQASPEHEEAGGVRVEVVTALRNYEMYLRPAPPIGGKYYGQATAATFGSSGLPLEFDIVTKPDGATLQDAETAWLVLPVASERLFSPIAETDGAPPYMTAELVYDDFVQRWVAVFENGFDLTTSSVIALPDAEQVRRTIRVEIEPYGKDQLIGTIKDIWTGLYEVRSEAGVTKLEDVLFEGDLTMKRERDSMSHADLIRAPGVAASPDLLPAPPLDQCADAGFYDVEPVIDGNATYDCEAIASQADFEAAAPAEQASCAIAVAHTSLAGDTTASQIRAFLDENVPDPEGMSFSEFIDKCADGTDGYCVPADEVLCSRQLLGFAYRNQGDASTMMSELVGSYQEVTREAYLGQQLGAFGADADKRLEWLKTTDYPAVVTSAVENLNEQLLQEWATQVLDVHLRVLNGQLDPSGLAVLSREVTGADALDARQQLLTEMAQSWRGAMEALTLAASRYHSLFQDDARREEATDFVTTRMFDLYLAAGVLRNLNLSAGVGYLSAGFGTGFSDLLGEASRLAMPYDKLVYARDAEVVVNTSVDPQSNNDTLLAERRRAALDEIIEAQDSVQSVLAQARAEALDEEQLRNRMNNEINDLRDDLVEMCGMPVGCTAQTFRTDPSCRVRVAPGKCGYAIDKETEEITEFTLGSQNVSEAGRSLLDMTEAAQNLKIAVEEKNAFNQRLDLAWQELTAFEADINAWNVKRLENLQALEDNLAQREQIRNETLRAMADNFAQRAGNRQANIADSIAMFEEWDKIRMDGVEEQMGLIQKELSQRHAAAFFREAASTSDKIFAAMMEGIPKVAGMSNDVSSPARAAVLITGTLISSTLDITAAGLEMGADAAAAAREKKALLQEAEMAALEDEAELDDLIGADELETLKEELRSTQAQNDAELALLRDLAQLAQTEVETELAYERDFAEFRRRRTAFLQMMTESAGLNLRVVQAQIGFAQAMADYLGIVQRAQLADAKLEELMRQRANINRLVGSPAVIFSRANRLRQAELRLERAKEKLMEWLVALEYYAVRPFMDQRLQILLARNPYQLEEIAEKLDALQRDCGGATNELTTVLSVRDDLLGFTRTITDSVTGETLSPADRLRRVLEDGYVPVDKRVRYSTDESIGGLLGRGADVLAATFFVDLSDFANLGLTCNAKVASVDLKLVGDGLGDARPTVSLLYDGTSQLRSCQPGIDDYVAQFGEETTNYGSVTYLRTAGRSISPVAGINEFPGAAGQANQSLGGLPLASQYTLLIDKAAGENAEIDWSKLEDIEVELTYTYQDVFPAGQCE